The proteins below are encoded in one region of Ascaphus truei isolate aAscTru1 chromosome 10, aAscTru1.hap1, whole genome shotgun sequence:
- the BCL10 gene encoding B-cell lymphoma/leukemia 10: MNALKLSEDEMAEVKRDAIESLRHYLCDKIIAERHFDYLRSKKIINKDDAEEISCQTTSRKKTGEMLDRLAKNPKGLDALIESIRLEKTQHFLIEKITDEVLRAKNRKLDSYKGCSLSTYLPTPNGSMDLFNRNSTEDKFFAAEVESTVLYHPEGEPSLPPYDRCITSLTLMNLPVSETGYTKNSRQSVPFSSMLPRPGEPGAPSLPSNLPCEPEEVSATSPVDSQFLPLRSSSLCTL, encoded by the exons ATGAACGCCCTCAAACTGAGCGAAGATGAAATGGCTGAAGTTAAAAGAGAT GCTATTGAATCCTTAAGGCATTACTTGTGCGACAAAATCATAGCAGAAAGACATTTTGATTACCTGCGTTCCAAAAAGATCATTAACAAAGATGACGCAGAGGAGATTTCATGCCAAACAACTAGTCGCAAGAAAACTGGAGAAATGCTGGATCGTTTAGCAAAAAATCCCAAAGGGTTAGATGCATTGATTGAATCAATTAGACTTGAAAAAACACAGCATTtcttaatagaaaaaataactgATGAAGTGCTCAGGGCCAAAAACCGTAAGCTGGACTCATACAAAG GTTGCAGTTTAAGCACTTATTTGCCGACACCAAATGGATCAATGGACCTCTTTAACCGGAACTCAACGGAAGACAAGTTCTTTGCTGCTGAAGTGGAATCTACCGTTCTCTATCACCCCGAAGGGGAGCCCAGCCTACCTCCTTACGACCGTTGCATTACTTCCTTGACTTTAATGAATCTGCCTGTTTCGGAAACGGGATATACAAAGAACAGCCGACAAAGTGTTCCCTTCTCAAGTATGCTTCCAAGGCCGGGCGAGCCTGGAGCTCCTTCTCTTCCTTCTAATCTACCATGTGAGCCCGAGGAAGTCAGTGCAACCTCGCCAGTTGACAGCCAGTTTCTGCCTCTGAGGTCCAGTTCTCTCTGCACCCTGTAA